The sequence below is a genomic window from Lolium perenne isolate Kyuss_39 chromosome 4, Kyuss_2.0, whole genome shotgun sequence.
ccaagtgttctttgtctccccttgtgtcgaatcaataaattgggttttacttccctcgaagactgttgcgatcccctatacttgtgggtcatcactagttggtactctctatcccatgtacttcaatacaatgatctcatgagctgccttacatgattgagattcatctgatgtaatcggtgttgtgtttgttgggatccgatggattgttacattatgattagtctatctataaagtttgtgaagttattgttgctgcaatcttgttgtgtttaattcttgtcactagtgcacgagtagcatgatcttagatttaagctctataattattgcttagattgtatctacaagttgtttgcacatattgctgtccggaacccggggccccaaagtgacataaattgggacaaccggaggggaagactgtgatatgaggatcacatgttttcaccaagtgttaatgctttgctccggtgctctattaaaaggagtaccttaatcgccagtagattcccttgaggcccggctgccaccggctggtaggataaaagatgttgtgcaagtttctcattgcgagcacgtacgactatatatggaaaacatgcctacatgattaataatcttgatgttctgtcttaatgctatttcaatcctatcaattgcccaactgtaatttgttcacccaacacttgtcacttgttattggagagttaccactagtgtagatagctgggaaccccggtccatctctcatcattatatactcgttcctctatatgacattggaagtagtatcaactattttatggtgccattgcctctgtgtcacTGCTACTGCTGCTTTGTTACTgtcactattgctctcatattactactgctttcacatcaccctgtcactagtgcttttccaggtgcagctgaattgacaactcagttgttaaggcttataagtattctttacctccccttgtgtcgaatcaataaatttgggttttacttccctcgaagactattgcgatcccctatacttgtgggttatcacgagCCGACGTGAGCAGGCGGCGCGTGGACCGGCGGCATTGCCGACGGCAGCAGGGAGGTCCCGTGGACGCGCTTGAGGAAGGCAATGAGCGCGGCGTCGCGGGTGGCCGAGGCAGCCCGCTCCCGTGCGTGCTGCTCCCGTTTGCTGCTGATGCACGGCCATGACTGGTGCGATTCAGGCGCTGCGCATGGCCGCCACCTCCCGTCCGATTTAGGTCACCGGCCGTTCGATTCAGGCCGCCGCCATCGCGGCCGTCCGCCGCTGCCCCGGCCGTCCGATTCTGGCTGCCTGTTATCTCCGGGCCGCCTCCATCTCGACTGTTTGTCGCCGTCCCGGCCGTCCGTTTACGGCCGCCGCCCCAACCGTCCGATGCCGCTGGTCCTCTCCTGGCCGTGCGCCACCCGCGTCCCGGTTCCAAACCTGCATACACCGGCAAACCAGCCCGCACCAACCCGCTGTATGACCTCCTAACTAAACAGTGTAAACCAAACCAATCCAATTAAACCTGCCACTGACGGGCTGGTTTGAGGAACCAGTCTAAACCATTCTAAACCGGGAATGCTCAGGTTGATTGCTGTTGCTCTTTCTCCACTTGCTGCTGCTGTTGCGCGATGCAGGTTGAGCGTCTCGCCTCCAGTGATGCAGCGGCAATGGCGGCGCTTAGCAGGCGAGGCTAAGTTGCGGGCGAACAGTGCAGGGGCAAGAGTAGGATGGACGACGCGTAGCTAGGGAGGATAAAGGAAGacaacaatggaggaggagggggcGTGGTGGTGGGGCACTGTGGAGGAGGACCTAGTGCTAACGGATTAATTGACggcgttagacacgtgtcgagcAGCTAGGGGAtgctcacgtacccccctgaTCACCGAGCTTCATccgtaaaattattactctccacataagcatagtcattactattaattggagtgggagcaaattcaatgaaatagctatcattattattctcatcaccataatcatcatatataggaggtaaagtatcatcaaagtaaattttctcctccatgcatgggggactaaaaatatcatgctcatcaaaaccagcttccccaagcttagaattttccatagcattagcaacaatggtgttcaaagcattcatactaataacattgccattagcattcatataaagttccataggttttttaattttctcttcaaacacctcatgtcctaactcaagataaatactataaagatctctaatatttttttgttttccattaagcctaactagtgaaataaaaacaagaaacaaaagtaataattgcagaatctaaaggagataccttcgagcactcacacaccggcaacagtgctaggaaatagcttagtagtcggaggatgtgaataccttttaccttacctccccggcaacagcgccagaaaatatttgctggtgtgcagttgacatgggagttagaaatcgctgtggtgtaatttccttcacgtccccggcaacggcgccagaaaatagcttgatgtctacgcacgcttctattcctgtagacagtgttgggcctccaagagcagaggtttgtagaacagcagcaagtttcccttaagtgaatcacccaaggtttatcgaactcagggaggtagaggtcaaagatatccctctcaagcaaccctgcaattaagatacaagaagtctcttgtgtccccaacacacctaatacacttgtcacatctataggtgcactagttcggcgaagagatagtgtaatacgagtaatatggatgattataagtagtaattgcaatctgaaataaaaatggcagcaaacgaacatgtagcagaacttgttgaaaacggtgtttcaatgcttagaaataaggcctagggatcatactttcactagtggactctctcaacaatgatcacataactaaataaataaatactactctcaaacactctcttgttggataacaaacaccattcattgtgtagggttgcaaaagcacacctcaagccggagtaaacaagctccacaacttcataaaggaatcacaaacgatgcgcacactgtcaccatcacaccgtggagagtgactccggagttcatattaaagtaacctctagagtgcataatagacaagagcaacatctacatattcaactagattacaaagctcatgatcacataaagatcacaccatgggagagagagatgaaccacatagctaccggtagagccctcagcctcgagggagaactactccctcctcatcatgggagacaacaacggcgatgaacatggcgatggagtcgatggagatgtattccggggggcacttccccgtcccggcggcgtgccggaacagagacttctgtcccccgaacttggcttcgcgatggcggcggctacataacttttcgtggcggaagaccgatcgtgctagggttttcggagacgaaggattatataggcgaaggggcagcgtcgggggagtcccgaggggcccaccccatatggcggcgcggccaggggtggggccgcggccccctatggtgtgggagccccttggcccccctctggcccttctctggatctctgggtccgtctcggaaaAGTATTGACTTCtatcttcgtggggtccaattccaagaatatttcctgtgtaggatttctgaaaccaaaaacagcagaaaacatgaactggcgcttcggcatcttgttaataggttagtgccggaaaatgcataaaaatgatataaagtatgaataaaacatgtaggtattgtcataaaactagcatggaacataagaaattatagatacgtttgagacgtatcaggcgtcgCCGGGCAGGAGGAGGTGGGGCGCCGCCGGGGGAAGGTGGTGGGGCACCGCCGGGGGAAGGTAGTGGGGCGCCGCCAGGGAGGAGGTGGAGGGCCCCCGCCGGGGGAAGGTGGTGGGGCGCCTCCGGGGGAAGGTAGTGGGGCGCCGCCGGGGAGGAGGTGGAGGGCCCCCGCCGGGGGAAGGTGGTGGGGCGCCACCGGGGGAAGGTGGTGGGGCGCCTCCGGGGGAAGGTAGTGGGGCGCCTCCGAGAGGAGGTGGAGGGCCCCCGCCGGGGGAAGGTGGTGGGGCGCCGCAAGGAAGGAGGTGGTGTGGCGCCGCTGGGGCGGAGGGGTGGTGGGGCGCCGCTGGGGAGGTAGGAGGTGGGGATTTTTGGGGTGAGTCGGTGCAGTTTTTTGGGTGGGGATTTTTGGGGTGGGTCGATGGGACGACGAAGTTCACAAACGTGCGGGATAGATGAGTTCACGGGCGGTTCGGTTCGGGACGTGGTTCGGTTCGGGACCATGATGCCCATGCACCATACATCATGACCGTACAATTACATCGTGGGTGCTAGATTGCATCATAGGTGTACAAAGGAGAGAAAAACACTTTCCAAATATTAACAGCAGAGAGAATGCACTTTCCAATTATCAGAAACAAAGATAAATCACTTCCCAGTTTGTTGTGCATGTTTCCTTTTATAATTCATGGTGCCCAGGCACCATGGTGCACCAGTTAGTTTacctatatatatatttatatatcgGTTGTGTACAGTCAAACAGAACCTGAACCATGGTGGACAATTTGTACCGAATCCACAGTTTCACAGTTGTTCCAACCAAACGACTTCTGACTTTCTCACAGTTGTCTGCTCACATTTTTTTCACAGCTCACAATTCACAACAGATTTTCCAGAATCTACAGCTGAACCAAACAAATGAGTTCACACATGCGCGTCAGAGCTTTGCACTTGTACCCGTCTGCATATGCATGAAGTTAAACATGGCTAGTTTAGCCAACTGGCTGGCCGATGATTGCACCTATTATATCTGCCAGGAAGTATTGAGAGAAAAATCGAAATCGTTACCGAGAAGAGCGGCGAGTCTTCCGATCGATAGGTTTTAAATTCATCCAGGTGGAGTCGGGAGCTCGTGATCAGCGGAGGCCGGGTTACCTAGCCTAGGTAGTAATGAAGCATGGGCTGTAAATCCGGCAGCTCAAGTAGCTGGATAGCCAACGGCCCACCATCTATGCTCCCAGCCCGCCTAAGAATTCCAGATTCGTGTGGTGATGGAAGGAGTATAAAAAGTCGATCTGCTTTGTTAGCGGTAAATCTGGCATAGATTGATCGACGACGCCCACAGGGAAGCCCAAGCGCCGTCTGTCCatctctccctccgccgccgccggcagctcTGACCACACGCCCTTATGGGAATCTCTGCACGCGGATTTGGTCCGCCTCGTTGTCTCGCTAGAGACCTGCTAGAATATGTCTGCTTCCGCACCGTGTGCATGCATTGGCGGTCTAGCACCGTTTGCCCGTGTGGGCGTGGCATCATTGATCCGCGCTTCCACCCCAGGAGGTGGATGCTCTTGCCCGAGGGCCATGGTCTCCACCCTGACGGCGACAAGAAACGCTTCTTCAATCGCTCAACGGGAGCCACCGCCTGCCCTCTGCTACCTCTACTCGGTGGTTATGGCGTCCTTGACTATGTCGCCGACCTGTTCCTTATGTACCAACAACAAAAAGACCATGACAAAATTTGTCTCCTGCACCCCTTCACCGGTGACATTGCCGAGCTCCCTCCGCTCACTTCAATCGTGGTAAGCTAAGGAGAAGAGTTCAGTTTGCGTGTGACacattttcatgtgctacctggCTACTTGACCCATTCCTTGAGCGTAAGCGAGGATGGAGTCGTCACGGTCATGATCGTGCCTTTATGGATGCCGCATGTCTTCTTTGCTACCACCAAAGACAAGGAATGGAGTGTGTCGTCGTGGACGTTCCTTCGCTACGACAGGTGCACATTATCATCTCAAGGAGAGATGTACATGTTGAAGTACCTCCCACCTAGCCGCCAACTACAGGTTTTCCAGATCGACCCTCCCCACCATAGGCATGGTTCATCTTTGTCGTTGCTGATGCCACCAAAGTTGATTGCCACATTTCCACCCAGCGATGGCAATGACTACATCATTTATGACCTAGCAGAATGCGACTCGGATGTCCTTGTGATATTTATCATAGGTATCACACACTTCGAAGTCTATAGGGTTGCTGATCTCATCCAAGGCAGGATTGTCGCGGTGAAAAGCATCGGCGGCGGTGCTATCTTCGTCTTTAATAAAATGTGTCTGGGTCTGAGTCATGGGGCGGTTCCTGCTATCGCGGGTGACACCGTTGTTCGCTATACAATGGATCGTCCTTTGCAGTACCACCTTGGTAGTGGCACTTGGTTGCCATTAGAGGATGGCTGGGGTCCTTGCAGCTTCATTCACCACATCTACAACTCCTGCCGTTGTGATAAAACCCTATCGTCACCATCTACCTAAGTTTGATAATGAGCTAGCTTAGGATATGATCTTGTCAAAGGATTGGAGCTGCTGCAACTTTGAGGGGAGGTTCATTCAAGAATGGAGGGCAAGAATTGATAACGAGCTAGGTTGGGTTAGGTTGGGTATATATGTACCTAGTTTCCTTATGGATCCTCTTATGCATTATATTGAAATCAAACAAAAGGAAAATTTTGCGCAAAATTAACActttttggaaaaaaaaaatgGCAATGGTACATTATCAATTTGTGGAAATAGACATTTGGTAATGGGATGAGGGCGTAACTAATTGCGAATATTCGCTCTCGTGGAAATATTCATTTTTAAAAAACATAAGGCATCAAGCCCGGATTTATATATAAGGCCCCACACAACAAATGGTTCAGTGCAACTCCACACCCATAAAGTTCGAAATAAACATTGTACACATCCAACCCATGGATACAGAAAAGGTACACACAAAGTCGACAACGAGAACTAAATGATGTGTAGAAGGCGCTCAGAGCTCCGTTGGTAAAGTCCTGGATCTCTCATGTAGCCACCTAACCTTGTCCAATGGCTCTTCCAGCAGCGGCCGATCCCTCCGTCTAGCCAGAATCCTCCAAGACTGCATAAGTAATGACATTTGGAAAAAAAACGTATCAGCAGGTTGCCTGAGATTTTTCCTTCAATAGTTAGTTTGCTACGTATAAGACACAATGTCTAGCATTGCCCTGCAAAATTAAACCAAACTATTCTAAGGCAAGAAAATCGCCTCCCCCCATAGGATTCCAATCATAGTGGAGGAGTTCCCTAATTCCGGCCCACGTAAACTTGTCCATCAGGCAAGTGAAGAAGAGATAATTACAATACTTGATATCACCACATAGCGAGAATAACCCATTGGAGGGCCCTTGTAGTTCCGCCACTTGCTCGCTCGATGGCAACCATCCCCTGATCACTTGCTAAAGGAATACTTTAATCTTCGGCTGGACCTGCGTACACACCTCAGCGAAACTGCTGATTGCGGCACCATGAGATAAAGAACGGTAAACAAAGTTGGTCCAGAAGGCTGTCGATGCCTCAATCGACCAGGTAATGATGTCATCCTCTCCGGAGATATGTAAGGCCTGGATTTTCTCTATACAAATTATCCCATTCCACTGCCCATCCCGCCCGAACTTTCTTCTAAACCCGATCCTCCATTCCCCTTGGAGAATCTCCCCTTCATGAACCCCCTTCTCGTTTTGGACTCAACCAAGAAGGATCCATCGACACCAATTAGCACACTCCCGCTTCCCTATTTGCATTTCAGTGGGTTGGTCTCCAAGAAGATGTTTCTCTTCTGAGCATTACCATGCAAACTCCTCATATCACCGGTTAGGTTTTTGTACGATTCGAGTGGTAGGATAAGTTCACCCGCCACATGATATGCCCACgcattcgggggggggggggggggtgttgtcCTGAACCTGGATCGTCCCCCAAGAATTCCGTCGGGCAAAGGCCCCGCGGAGCCTGTGGCGCTAGGACTTCAATCACCCATGCGCTAGGGGGCTACATGGGACTGATGCATTTGGCGATGGTGCAAACATGGTGGTGTGGTGGAGGATTGATCGGTGATGGCGCGACCTTCCCTGGACGTTGTGTCGGTAGTGCTCATGTGCGGAAGAGTTTGGTTACAGCCGCGGTGGTTGCTTTGGTTCGGTGATGCAGTGGCGACACCTTCCATGGCGGAAGATGGCAAGACATGGCGGGGGTTGAGACAGTGGTGGCGGGGATAGAAAGAGGCTGCACCGACGAAGGAGGCAACCTTGACGCAACAGTGGGGCTAATCGGGTCTGATCTAGGCCTGATCGACCTTGTTGTTGTGTTTGTATAGTTTCCTCCTCGGGAGGTGGAGGGTAAATCCCCTCCCTTTGGTTACAACATGTCCCGCTAGTTGCAGGTTTTGGTGTTGCCCGATCCTCGTCTGAGCTGTTATCCCCACGATGAGTTGTCGGTTGCttatgggctcgagctcgtggatGTCAGGGTGGCGGGTGGCCTTGGAATGTGGACCACGGGGTGTCTCTTCACGGGGAAACGTGGCAGTGGTGATGGTCTTGTTCTTTGGTCATGTGGGTGGCGAGGAGCAGACGACAAGGAATCCTAGTTGTACAACAATATGATTTGGGGAACCGGCACTACTCCAAAGGGAGAGGGCTATCTCATATATATATGGGTATACAAGATACATATACAAGTGTCTATACCACATACGGTATGACATATACATATACGGACTACTATACatgtctaacaccctccctcaatcttagCCACTTCATAGAGAATCAAGAAGGGTAAGATTGCGCCTGCAAGCCTCAAACTGTGGTAGAGGTAATGGCTTTGTGAAGATGTCAGCAAGTTGATCCTTAGAGGAGATGAACTTGATTTGTAGTAGCCGTTTTGCAACACGTTCCCTCACAAAATGAAAGTCAACTTCGATGTGCTTTGTACGGGCATGGAATACCGGATTCGCAGAGAGGTATGTAGCACCGATGTTATCACACCAAAGAATAGGAGGTCTAGGTTGGGGAATGCCCAACTCCTTAATCAGCGACTGTACCCAAATGAGCTCAGCAGTAGCATTACCAACAGCCTTGTATTCTGCTTCAGTACTACTCCGAGAAACTGTCGCCTGTTTGCGAGCACTCCAGGCAATCAAGGTAGAGCCAAAGAATACTGCAtaaccccccgtggatcgcctgtcATCAGGATTGTCTGCCCAATCAGCATCAGAATAAGCCGAGAGCACAACAGAGGAACTCGGCCGGATATGTAGACCATGGGACACTGTAAGACGCACGTAGCGCAAAATGCGCTTAACAACGGACCAATGAGTGTCACGAGGCTCATGAAGATATTGACAAACTCGATTGACAGCAAAAGAAATATCTGGGCGAGTAAGCGTCAGGTACTGAAGACCACCAACAATGCTTCTGTATTCAGTGGCATCAGCAGAAGAAAGGAGCTCACCATCTACAACAGTTATCTTGTCAGTGGAAGACATGGGAGTCGCAACTGTCTTACACTTCAACATCCCAGCACGCTGCAAAAGGTCCAAAGAATACTTCTTCTGTGTCAGAACCAGACCACGGTCACGAGGAGTGACTTACAAACCAAGGAAGAAATGAAGCGGACCAAGATCTTTGACAGCAAAGTCAGCACCCAAGGATGTAATAAGAGCAGCTGCAGCGGAAGAAGATGAACTGACAAGAATAATGTCATCCACATAAACCAAGAAGTACATAGTAACCTCAGGCTTCTGAAGAATAAATAAGGACGTATCAGCTGTAGAAGGCACAAAACCATGAGCACGGAGCGCAGTAGCAAGACGCGCATACCTTCAGACCATAGAGAGCTTTGGTGAGTCGACAGAGATAATCTGGACGAGCGGAATCAACAAAGCCTGGGGGCTGACGCATATAAACCTCCTCCTCCAAGACACCATGAAGGAATGCATTCTGCACATCTAACTGACGCATCGACCAACCTCGAGTAACTGCAACAAAGAGAAGTAACCTGATGGTAGTAGGCTTGATCACAGGACTGAaggtatcttcataatcaaggccATAGCGCTGCCGAAAACCACGGGCAGCAAGACGCGCTTTGTAGCGCTCAATAGATCCATCAGCATGTTTCTTCACTTTGAAAACCCATTTGGAGTCAATGACATTTACCCGAGGCGGTGGAGGAACAAGAGTCCAAGTCTCATTACGAAGCAATGCTTGATATTCCAGTTCCATAGCTGCTCGCCAATGAGGGACAGCCATGGCAGCCTGATAATTGCGAGGTTCAACAGACGGATCAGAAAGGGCAACAGCCAAGCAAGCAACATACCAGGCGACTGTACCATCCGTGCGGTGAAGCGGTCGAACAATGCCACTGCGACTGCGTGTGTGTGGTCGTAGAGCCACAGCAGCAACCGCCACAGGAGGAACAACCGGTGAGTCTCGCGGAGCAGGCGACGGGCTGTCCGCTGGAGAGGGATCAGCCACGGGCGAGGCGGTCGGAGAAGAAGCCACGGGCGAGGCGGGCGGAGTGAGCACCGGGGCCGGGGACCCGCGCACGGGCGACGCACGCGCAGGTGACGCGAGCGGATCGACGTCAGGGACGCCAGACCGTGCATGAGTACGGGCGTCGAGGCCATGCAGGGGGCGATCGACGAGAGGAGGCGCTGCTGCATGGGCACGCTCTTCAAGGCCATGCACGGGCTGTGGCGACGACGTtgttggcgatgaagatggctgaTGAACATGCGCAGCCGTATCTGAATGGACACGGCCATCAAGACCATGCGGAGGAGCACCACGATCAGCTGTATCCATAgctgaggaagaggaagacaggaATGGGGGCGCGACGTCCTCGAGCAATTCCAGCCGTGCACCACGAGTCCACGACCGATCCCTGCACCATGATTAGGCAACAACATAGGGGAGTATGCAACATCATCAAATTGATCAGCAGGAACATGAGTGGCAGGAGGTGGAGATGACTCGACGGTGGAGGACGGTAGGTTGGCAAAAGGAAATAGGTTTTCATCAAACACGACATCCCTATAGATATAAACACGATTTGTAGGAACATGAAGACATTTGTAGCCCTTATGAAGAGAGTTATACCCAAGAAAAACACACTTTTTAGAGCGAAATTCCAATTTACGTTTATTATAGGGGCGCAAGTGAGGCCAACATGCACACCCAAACACCTTGAGAAAGGTATAGTCAGGAACTTCATGCAAGAGTAATTCAATGGGTGTCTTCATGTCAAGAACTCTAGTGGGAGTACGATTTATGAGAAAACAAGCGGTGGAGAAGGCATCACTCTAGAACCGAAAAGGAACAGATGCATGAGCTAGCAAAGTGAGGCTAGTTTCAACAATATGATGATGCTTACGTTCAACAGTGCCATTCTGCTGATGTGTATGAGGACATGCTAAACGGTGAGAGATCCCAAGCTTTTGAAAGAAGGTGTTGAGATTGCGATACTCGCCACCCCAATCCGATTGAACATGAATAATTTTGTGCTTGAGAAGCCGTTCAACATGGGTTTGAAACTGACATAATATTTATGACCGCTGACAGAAGTATCAGCTGGACCCCACACATCTGAAAACACAATTTCTAGAGGATTCTTAACTTCTCGACTAGATgagaaaaaagaaagttgatgactCTTGCCCTGCTGACATGCATCACACACTGCAGGATCTTTATTACTAGACAAACTAGGAAGCTCATGGCGATGGAGAATATGGCGAACAATAGGTGTGGCTGGATGACCAAAGCGTGCATGCCACTGTGACGACAAAGTGCGAACTCCACTGAAGACCTGAGATACACGTGGCGACTCCAACCGATAGAGACCTTGACATAGGCGCCCACTAAGAAGAATGTCCCTCGTGGCTCGGTCCTTGACAAAAAGATCAAAAGGGTGAAATTCACAAAACACATTATTATCATAGGTGAGTTTCGGAACAGAAAGGAGACTACGTGTCACAGAGGGAACTCTAAGAACATTACGAAGGTGGAGATTCCTATTGGCACGTCTAGTAAGAAGAGATGCTTGACCAATATGAGAGAAGTGCATACCTGCCCCATTGGCGGTGTGAACCTTGTCGGAACCATGGTAGACATCACGGGAATTGAGCTTGCCCAACTCGCTCGTCAGATGATCCGTAGCACCGGTGTCCATGTACCAGTGAGGATCAACATAGGTCTGAGTGTGCCCCTGCTGACCCTGAGGAGCGGGGCGATCGGCCATGGCAGCTTGACGGGCATTGTTGCGGGTGTCCTTGCCATCATTGCCGATGCCGAGGAAGCTGCGCTGAAACCGGCGATGACACTTGGAGGCGAGATGACCGTCACGCCCACAGAGCTGGCACACACGTGTGGGACGGCCTCCGCCTGAGTGATCCGGTGCAGAAGGCGCAGGTGGCTTGGGGGCGCCGGATTTCCCGGAGCCATTGGTCGGCGTGGGACGAAAACCCCCCTTGTTGGCGGCGAGGGCCGAGGAGTCGCCGTGACCCCGATGTCCTGGATGAGCCTCCACACGCTGCTCAGTATTGAGCAAGTGCTGGTACAGCTCATGAGCGGGCATAGGCGAAGTAGCTGCGCACTCATTGACCACCTCCACTAGACCGTCATACTCCTCATCGAGGCCGTTGACGACGTAAGAGGTGAATTCGGAGTCACGAAGAGGCTGGCCAATGGAGGCCAGCGTGTCGGCGAGTTCCCGGACCTTGTTGTAGTAGTCCGTGACGCTCAGGTCAAGCTTCTCACACTCGCCAAGTTGACGGCGGAGAGCGTTGGCGCGCGCCTGAGATTGTGCCGAGAAAGT
It includes:
- the LOC139838998 gene encoding uncharacterized protein gives rise to the protein MTGLTSAGLLPASLAALLNKPLDHAAMAAPAIGTVSVGSLFSHPPSTASTDLSSAATTALQIATLLSPSSSAMMEPQSAGSAPAMVAPVTVTPLAAPSSAPTTDASGLIPPPYHFGNHITIKLSPDNYIFWRAQVLHLLRSHYLMGYVDGSLPCPPALVDGVHGPVINPAHRVWTGQDQANLSSIQGSLTSGVVGLVVFAKTSHEAWSILERTFSAQSQARANALRRQLGECEKLDLSVTDYYNKVRELADTLASIGQPLRDSEFTSYVVNGLDEEYDGLVEVVNECAATSPMPAHELYQHLLNTEQRVEAHPGHRGHGDSSALAANKGGFRPTPTNGSGKSGAPKPPAPSAPDHSGGGRPTRVCQLCGRDGHLASKCHRRFQRSFLGIGNDGKDTRNNARQAAMADRPAPQGQQGHTQTYVDPHWYMDTGATDHLTSELGKLNSRDVYHGSDKVHTANGAGIGRGLVVHGWNCSRTSRPHSCLPLPQLWIQLIVVLLRMVLMAVSIQIRLRMFISHLHRQQRRRHSPCMALKSVPMQQRLLSSIAPCMASTPAAMAVPHWRAAMELEYQALLRNETWTLVPPPPRVNVIDSKWVFKVKKHADGSIERYKARLAARGFRQRYGLDYEDTFSPVIKPTTIRLLLFVAVTRGWSMRQLDVQNAFLHGVLEEEVYMRQPPGFVDSARPDYLCRLTKALYGLKKPEVTMYFLVYVDDIILRAGMLKCKTVATPMSSTDKITVVDGELLSSADATEYRSIVGGLQYLTLTRPDISFAVNRVCQYLHEPRDTHWSVVKRILRYVRLTVSHGLHIRPSSSVVLSAYSDADWADNPDDRRSTGGYAVFFGSTLIAWSARKQATVSRSSTEAEYKAVGNATAELIWVQSLIKELGIPQPRPPILWCDNIGATYLSANPVFHARTKHIEVDFHFVRERVAKRLLQIKFISSKDQLADIFTKPLPLPQFEACRRNLTLLDSL